A region from the Lycium barbarum isolate Lr01 chromosome 8, ASM1917538v2, whole genome shotgun sequence genome encodes:
- the LOC132606506 gene encoding uncharacterized protein At4g06744-like, with protein sequence MASIISIAIILQIFLQNCLVLATPILGQSREALEIIIGGGGANSPPPPPLDNQDCPPPPPPPCPPPPSPPLLLFESKRIEIAYNAIQKFKPKIKDDPFGITKTWVGSDVCNTYKGFHCAIVPDLNKKALAAVDFNQLEFGGPDLTLDGFLDELPDITVFHANSNKFKGTIPKKIANLRYLYELDLSNNNYNGEFPCDVLGAKKLYFLDLRFNTFSGLVPPQVFLLNLYALFINNNNLMQKLPDNLGSTPVLYLTLANNKFTGPIPRSIGQACKTLREVLFLNNQLTGCLPYEIGLLTKATIFDASKNKLTGKIPHSFGCLAKMQILNFAQNQLYGPVPELVCKLSNLQNLSLSYNYFTEVGPECKKLIQRNVLDLRMNCIPDLAMQRSKAECDAFLCKPRSCPDEKSLGFVPCAIGKFEQNQLDSNEPAPAPRTYSALKPHSL encoded by the coding sequence ATGGCTTCCATTATCTCTATAGCTATTATCCTCCAAATATTTTTGCAGAATTGTCTAGTTCTTGCTACTCCAATTCTTGGCCAAAGTAGAGAAGCTTTGGAGATAATCATCGGTGGAGGTGGCGCAAATTCTCCGCCACCACCTCCCCTGGACAATCAAGATTGTCCACCACCCCCTCCCCCACCTTGCCCTCCCCCACCATCACCACCATTACTCCTCTTTGAAAGTAAACGCATAGAGATCGCCTATAATGCTATCCAAAAGTTTAAGCCCAAAATCAAGGATGACCCCTTTGGTATTACAAAAACATGGGTTGGCTCTGATGTTTGTAACACTTACAAAGGTTTCCATTGTGCAATTGTTCCTGACCTTAATAAAAAAGCACTAGCTGCTGTTGACTTCAATCAGTTAGAATTTGGTGGACCTGACCTTACTCTTGATGGCTTTCTTGATGAATTACCAGACATAACAGTTTTCCATGCAAATTCCAACAAATTTAAAGGTACAATCCCCAAAAAAATTGCCAATCTTCGTTATCTCTATGAGTTAGACCTTAGCAACAACAATTATAATGGTGAGTTCCCATGTGATGTTCTTGGTGCCAAGAAGTTATATTTCTTGGACCTTAGGTTTAACACGTTTTCCGGGTTGGTTCCACCTCAAGTTTTCTTGCTAAACCTTTATGCTTtgttcatcaacaacaacaatttaatGCAAAAACTTCCTGATAACTTGGGATCAACTCCAGTTCTTTACTTAACATTAGCCAACAACAAATTCACCGGTCCAATTCCTCGTAGCATTGGCCAAGCTTGTAAAACATTACGCGAAGTTCTGTTCTTGAACAACCAGCTCACTGGATGCTTACCGTATGAAATTGGGCTTTTAACTAAGGCCACAATTTTCGACGCAAGCAAAAACAAGTTAACGGGGAAAATACCTCATTCATTTGGATGTTTGGCTAAGATGCAGATACTAAACTTTGCACAAAATCAGTTGTATGGACCTGTGCCTGAACTTGTATGCAAGCTGTCCAACTTGCAGAATTTGTCATTGTCATACAATTATTTTACTGAGGTTGGGCCAGAATGCAAGAAGTTAATTCAAAGAAACGTTCTTGATTTGAGGATGAACTGCATTCCAGATTTGGCTATGCAAAGATCAAAAGCGGAATGTGATGCATTTTTGTGTAAGCCTAGATCATGTCCTGATGAAAAGTCATTGGGATTTGTTCCGTGTGCAATTGGCAAATTTGAGCAGAATCAACTGGACTCAAATGAACCGGCTCCAGCACCAAGGACTTACAGTGCTTTGAAACCGCATTCCTTGTAA
- the LOC132606507 gene encoding caffeoyl-CoA O-methyltransferase 5 — protein MAEDGNQVSKHQEVGHKSLLQSDALYQYILETSVYPREPESMKELREVTAKHPWNLMTTSADEGQFLNMLLKLINAKNTMEIGVYTGYSLLATALAIPDDGKILAMDINRENYEIGLPIIEKAGVSHKIDFREGPALPVLDQLVENEKNHGTYDFIFVDADKDNYINYHKRIIDLVKVGGLIGYDNTLWNGSVAAPADAPMRKYVRYYRDFVLELNKALAVDPRIEICMLPVGDGITLCRRIS, from the exons ATGGCTGAGGATGGTAATCAGGTATCCAAACACCAAGAGGTTGGCCACAAGAGCCTTTTGCAAAGTGATGCTCTTTACCAG TATATACTTGAGACCAGTGTATACCCAAGAGAGCCAGAATCCATGAAAGAGCTCAGGGAGGTGACTGCTAAGCATCCATG GAATCTAATGACAACATCAGCAGATGAAGGGCAGTTCTTGAACATGTTGTTGAAGTTGATCAATGCCAAAAACACCATGGAGATCGGAGTTTACACTGGCTACTCCCTCCTTGCTACTGCCCTTGCTATTCCTGATGATGGAAAG ATATTGGCAATGGACATTAACAGGGAAAATTACGAAATAGGCCTGCCCATAATTGAAAAGGCCGGTGTATCTCACAAGATTGATTTTAGAGAAGGGCCTGCTTTGCCTGTTCTTGATCAATTGGTTGAAAAT GAAAAGAATCATGGCACATATGATTTCATATTTGTGGATGCTGACAAGGACAATTACATCAACTATCATAAAAGGATTATAGATTTAGTGAAGGTTGGTGGTTTGATTGGGTATGACAACACCCTATGGAATGGTTCTGTGGCTGCACCAGCTGATGCACCAATGAGAAAATATGTAAGGTATTATAGAGACTTTGTATTGGAACTTAACAAAGCCTTAGCCGTTGATCCAAGGATTGAGATTTGTATGCTTCCTGTTGGTGATGGTATTACCCTGTGCCGCCGTATCAGCTGA